In the Flagellimonas sp. MMG031 genome, one interval contains:
- a CDS encoding BspA family leucine-rich repeat surface protein codes for MNTKNLFYTIILIGLLWSCGKDESPEPAKNNAPKTEAQTFTVAEDISDAITIGTVKATDADQDELTFSISTNDNNLFEISNSGSLSLASGKSLDFSVKAQHQIVVSVTDGQDQKEADITIKVENVIESLAEEPDSFVTLWNIPESNFEIMVGTNMDYEYNYTIDWGDGVQENLTTQNPSHIYSQPGIYKVAIQGNFPAISMGTLNPYLQSQVINVWESLVGIEQWGSIEWKSLKYAFAFCPNLEYHAEDVPDLQNVQDLSGMFLTGNLVELDYNQQSVFNADLSNWDVSNITNMSAMFANAREFTSDLSNWDVSNVTDMSGMFGDAMSFNSDLSKWDVSKVTDMSGMFRRAEVFNSDLSDWNVSNVTNMASMFFGATSFNADLSSWKVDNVIDMSWMFTQAESFNSDISNWNVVNVTNMNSMFSNAILFNANISNWEVDNVTDMGSMFANAQSFNADIGGWNVGNVTDMQGMFAYAQSFNADIGGWDVSQVDDMTIMFLEAPKFDQDLENWNLESLKFAFGMFNNSGISPVNLSTTIIGWANNPSTSTDVPFGIDGLSICDTNESLDAYTKLKENLQWEVANDPNFVACQ; via the coding sequence ATGAACACCAAGAATTTGTTTTACACAATTATTTTGATTGGATTGCTGTGGTCTTGCGGCAAAGATGAAAGTCCGGAACCGGCAAAGAACAATGCTCCCAAAACTGAGGCACAAACTTTTACTGTGGCCGAGGATATTTCAGATGCTATAACCATCGGAACTGTAAAAGCCACCGATGCAGACCAGGATGAGTTGACATTTAGTATTAGTACCAATGACAACAATTTATTTGAGATTAGCAATTCCGGGAGTTTAAGTTTGGCTTCGGGGAAATCGTTAGACTTTTCAGTTAAAGCACAGCATCAAATCGTTGTTTCCGTTACTGATGGGCAAGATCAAAAGGAGGCGGACATAACCATAAAAGTGGAGAACGTTATAGAATCTTTAGCAGAGGAACCGGATTCATTTGTGACTTTATGGAATATTCCAGAAAGTAATTTTGAGATAATGGTAGGTACGAACATGGATTATGAATACAATTATACAATAGACTGGGGAGATGGTGTCCAAGAAAATTTAACTACACAAAACCCTAGTCATATTTATTCACAACCAGGTATTTACAAAGTCGCAATCCAAGGTAATTTCCCGGCAATAAGTATGGGTACCCTAAATCCATATTTACAATCACAGGTAATAAATGTTTGGGAAAGTTTGGTCGGTATTGAGCAATGGGGTTCAATTGAGTGGAAAAGTCTGAAGTACGCATTTGCATTCTGCCCGAATCTTGAATATCATGCCGAGGATGTGCCTGACCTACAAAATGTTCAGGATCTTTCTGGAATGTTTCTTACTGGTAATTTGGTAGAATTGGACTATAACCAACAATCAGTATTTAATGCTGATTTAAGTAATTGGGATGTGAGCAATATAACTAATATGAGTGCCATGTTTGCCAACGCCCGTGAATTTACTTCCGACCTTAGCAATTGGGATGTTAGCAACGTGACTGATATGTCGGGGATGTTTGGAGACGCCATGTCATTTAACTCAGACCTTAGCAAATGGGATGTAAGCAAAGTAACTGATATGTCTGGAATGTTTAGAAGGGCAGAAGTTTTCAATTCGGATTTGAGTGATTGGAATGTCAGCAATGTCACGAATATGGCTTCTATGTTCTTCGGGGCAACTTCATTTAATGCAGACCTCAGTAGTTGGAAGGTTGACAATGTGATCGATATGTCTTGGATGTTTACACAAGCCGAATCATTTAATTCAGATATAAGTAATTGGAATGTGGTAAATGTCACCAATATGAATAGTATGTTCTCCAATGCAATATTATTCAATGCAAATATTAGTAACTGGGAGGTGGACAATGTAACCGATATGGGAAGTATGTTTGCAAATGCACAATCTTTTAATGCTGATATCGGAGGTTGGAATGTCGGCAACGTTACTGATATGCAAGGTATGTTTGCATATGCACAATCTTTTAATGCTGATATAGGCGGATGGGATGTTAGTCAGGTAGATGATATGACCATAATGTTCTTAGAAGCTCCAAAATTTGATCAAGATTTAGAAAATTGGAACCTTGAAAGTTTAAAATTTGCATTTGGAATGTTTAACAATAGCGGTATATCCCCAGTAAATCTTAGTACAACTATTATCGGTTGGGCCAATAATCCTAGTACATCCACAGATGTTCCTTTTGGGATTGACGGTCTTTCCATTTGTGATACAAATGAATCACTTGATGCTTATACTAAGCTGAAAGAGAATCTTCAATGGGAAGTTGCCAATGACCCTAATTTTGTGGCATGTCAGTAA
- a CDS encoding MarR family transcriptional regulator, with amino-acid sequence MKDLTIDHALRATWQAVSKMYNEEAKNYGLTMAIGFTLLSIDPKGGTPSTTLGPKMGMEATSLSRILKNIEEKGYIQRKRNPNDGRGVLIYLTPLGLEKREESKEVVLRFNKVVKEHTSQEDLSGFFKVIETINKLISDKKIYLKTTNN; translated from the coding sequence ATGAAAGATTTGACCATTGATCACGCCCTTAGGGCTACTTGGCAAGCTGTCAGTAAAATGTACAACGAAGAGGCCAAAAACTATGGGCTCACCATGGCCATAGGCTTTACGCTGTTGAGCATTGATCCTAAAGGTGGGACTCCCAGTACCACCTTGGGACCAAAAATGGGGATGGAAGCGACCAGTTTGTCCAGGATATTGAAAAATATTGAAGAGAAAGGATACATACAACGAAAACGTAACCCGAATGATGGACGTGGAGTCCTAATTTACTTGACCCCGCTGGGGCTTGAAAAAAGGGAAGAGTCCAAAGAAGTGGTACTGCGTTTTAACAAGGTTGTCAAAGAACATACCTCGCAAGAGGACCTATCGGGTTTCTTTAAAGTTATAGAAACCATCAACAAACTCATTTCAGACAAGAAAATCTATCTAAAAACAACTAATAATTAA
- a CDS encoding 3-hydroxyacyl-CoA dehydrogenase NAD-binding domain-containing protein, whose amino-acid sequence MKRHINKVAVIGSGIMGSGIACHFANIGVEVLLLDIVPRELNDQEKAKGLTLEDKVVRNRLVNDSLASALKSKPSPIYHKKFADRISTGNLEDDISKVADVDWIIEVVVERLDIKKQVFETLDKHRTPGTLITSNTSGIPIRFMSEGRSEDFQKHFCGTHFFNPARYLKLFEIIPGPKTSADVLEFLNGYGEQFLGKTSVIAKDTPAFIGNRIGIFSIQSLFHAVKEMGMTVEEVDKLTGPVIGRPKSATFRTVDVVGLDTLVHVANGISENCKDDERHELFQLPDFIQTMMDNQWLGSKSGQGFYKKVKGDNGKSEILTLDLDTMDYRSKKSAKFATLELTKTIDKVIDRFPVLVDGKDKAGEFYRKSFGALFAYVTHRIPEITDELYKIDDAMKAGFGWEHGPFQIWDAVGLDKGLEFIKAEGLEAAPWVAEMKAAGMDSFYTVKEGDTYFYDIPKKTMEKVPGQDAFIILDNIRKTKEVFKNSGVVIEDLGDGILNCEFQSKMNTIGGDVLAGLNKAVDLAEKDFAGLVIGNQAANFSVGANIGMIFMMAVEQEYDELNMAIKMFQDTMMRMRYSSIPTVAAPHGMCLGGGCELSLHADKVVAAAETYIGLVEFGVGVIPGGGGSKEMALRASDTFRKNDVELNVLQEYFLTIGMAKVSTSAYEAFDLGILQKGKDVVVVNKDRQIATAKAYAKIMADAGYTKPVKRKDVKVLGKQALGMFLVGTDSMEAGHYISEHDKKIADKLAYVMAGGDLSEATMVSEQYLLDLEREAFLSLCTERKTLERIQHMLKTGKPLRN is encoded by the coding sequence ATGAAAAGGCATATAAACAAAGTTGCCGTAATCGGTTCCGGAATTATGGGAAGTGGCATAGCGTGCCATTTTGCGAACATCGGGGTCGAGGTATTGCTCTTGGACATTGTTCCCCGTGAACTCAACGACCAAGAAAAGGCCAAAGGACTTACCTTGGAAGATAAGGTGGTCCGTAATCGATTGGTAAATGATTCCTTGGCTTCCGCCCTCAAATCCAAACCCTCCCCTATTTACCATAAAAAATTTGCAGATCGTATCTCTACCGGGAATTTGGAAGACGATATTTCCAAAGTAGCGGATGTAGATTGGATCATCGAGGTGGTCGTGGAACGGTTGGACATTAAAAAACAGGTATTCGAAACCTTAGATAAGCATCGTACACCGGGAACGCTTATTACCTCCAACACTTCGGGAATCCCGATTCGATTCATGAGCGAAGGAAGAAGCGAGGATTTCCAAAAACACTTCTGCGGCACCCACTTTTTCAATCCCGCGCGTTACCTTAAACTTTTCGAAATCATACCTGGACCAAAAACATCGGCCGATGTATTGGAGTTCTTAAATGGGTATGGGGAACAATTCTTGGGCAAAACCTCAGTGATCGCCAAGGACACCCCAGCTTTTATCGGTAACCGAATCGGAATATTCAGTATACAAAGTCTGTTCCATGCCGTTAAGGAAATGGGCATGACGGTGGAGGAAGTGGATAAGCTGACAGGTCCAGTTATTGGTCGACCCAAATCCGCCACCTTCCGTACGGTTGATGTAGTTGGACTCGACACTCTTGTGCACGTAGCAAATGGTATCAGTGAAAACTGCAAGGACGATGAACGTCATGAACTGTTCCAGCTGCCCGATTTTATCCAAACCATGATGGATAACCAATGGTTGGGCAGTAAATCCGGACAAGGATTCTACAAAAAGGTAAAAGGAGACAATGGCAAGAGTGAAATCCTGACCTTGGATTTGGATACCATGGATTACCGTTCCAAAAAGAGTGCAAAATTTGCAACCTTGGAACTCACCAAGACCATTGATAAGGTCATAGACCGTTTTCCCGTATTGGTAGATGGTAAGGACAAGGCCGGAGAATTCTATCGTAAGAGCTTTGGCGCTTTATTTGCTTACGTGACCCACCGTATTCCAGAAATTACGGACGAATTATACAAAATAGATGACGCCATGAAAGCCGGCTTTGGTTGGGAACACGGGCCATTCCAAATTTGGGATGCTGTGGGACTCGACAAAGGTTTGGAATTTATCAAGGCAGAAGGTCTGGAAGCAGCCCCTTGGGTGGCGGAGATGAAAGCAGCGGGAATGGATTCCTTCTACACCGTTAAAGAAGGTGACACCTATTTCTACGATATTCCTAAGAAGACTATGGAGAAAGTTCCAGGTCAGGATGCCTTTATTATTTTGGACAACATCCGAAAAACCAAGGAGGTCTTTAAAAATAGCGGTGTGGTTATCGAGGATTTGGGTGATGGCATCCTAAACTGTGAATTCCAGTCCAAAATGAACACCATTGGCGGCGACGTACTCGCCGGTTTGAACAAAGCCGTAGACCTTGCCGAAAAGGATTTTGCAGGTTTGGTTATCGGAAACCAAGCGGCCAATTTCTCTGTTGGCGCCAACATCGGAATGATTTTTATGATGGCTGTGGAACAGGAATACGATGAGCTCAACATGGCTATCAAAATGTTCCAAGATACGATGATGCGCATGCGCTACAGTTCCATTCCAACCGTAGCTGCTCCACACGGTATGTGCTTGGGAGGAGGCTGCGAACTTTCGCTTCATGCTGATAAGGTAGTGGCCGCGGCCGAAACCTATATTGGATTAGTGGAATTTGGTGTGGGCGTGATTCCAGGCGGTGGCGGTTCCAAAGAAATGGCGCTCCGTGCATCGGATACCTTCCGAAAAAATGATGTGGAGCTCAATGTGCTTCAGGAGTATTTCTTGACCATCGGTATGGCCAAAGTATCTACCTCAGCCTACGAAGCCTTCGATTTGGGTATCCTTCAAAAAGGAAAAGACGTAGTTGTGGTCAATAAAGACCGTCAGATAGCAACAGCAAAAGCCTATGCAAAAATCATGGCAGATGCAGGTTATACCAAACCCGTGAAGCGCAAGGATGTCAAAGTGCTTGGAAAACAAGCTTTAGGTATGTTCTTGGTAGGTACCGACTCTATGGAAGCGGGACACTACATTTCGGAACACGACAAAAAGATTGCCGATAAATTGGCCTACGTCATGGCTGGCGGCGACCTCTCCGAAGCGACAATGGTAAGCGAACAATATCTTTTGGATTTGGAACGGGAAGCCTTTTTGTCCCTTTGTACCGAAAGAAAAACATTGGAACGCATCCAGCACATGTTGAAAACGGGGAAACCCTTGAGAAATTAG
- a CDS encoding acetyl-CoA C-acyltransferase, protein MKTAYIVKGYRTAVGKAPKGLFRFKRPDELAAETIEYMMNELPQLDKKRIDDVIVGNAMPEAEQGLNMGRLISLMGLNIEDVPGVTVNRYCASGLETIGIATAKIQSGMADCIIAGGAESMSYIPMGGYKPTPDYATAKAGHEDYYWGMGLTAEAVAQQFKVSREDQDEFAFNSHMKALKAQEENRFQDQIVPIEVEHTFVNEAGKKETKTYTVNKDEGPRKGTNIPTLNKLRPVFAEGGSVTAGNSSQMSDGAAFVMVMSEEMVKELNLEPVARLVNYAAAGVEPRIMGIGPVKAIPKALKQAGLKQDQIDLIELNEAFASQSLAVIRELGLNQDIVNVNGGAIALGHPLGCTGAKLSVQLFDEMRKRDMKGKYGMVTMCVGTGQGAAGIFEFLS, encoded by the coding sequence ATGAAAACAGCATATATAGTAAAAGGATATAGAACAGCCGTGGGCAAAGCGCCAAAGGGACTGTTCCGGTTTAAGCGACCTGACGAACTGGCCGCGGAGACCATCGAGTACATGATGAACGAGTTGCCCCAGCTCGACAAAAAGCGTATTGATGACGTTATCGTTGGAAATGCCATGCCCGAAGCCGAACAAGGTTTGAACATGGGACGGCTCATCTCACTGATGGGGTTGAATATCGAAGATGTCCCCGGGGTGACCGTGAATCGCTATTGCGCATCAGGGTTGGAGACCATTGGCATTGCTACGGCGAAAATCCAATCAGGAATGGCGGATTGCATCATTGCAGGTGGTGCAGAAAGCATGAGCTACATACCCATGGGAGGTTACAAACCTACCCCGGATTATGCTACTGCTAAGGCAGGCCACGAGGACTACTACTGGGGCATGGGACTTACAGCCGAAGCTGTGGCCCAGCAATTCAAAGTTTCCCGTGAAGACCAAGACGAATTCGCCTTCAACTCCCATATGAAAGCGCTGAAAGCACAGGAGGAAAATCGTTTTCAGGACCAAATCGTGCCCATTGAGGTTGAACACACCTTTGTGAACGAGGCAGGAAAGAAAGAGACAAAGACCTACACGGTCAACAAAGATGAAGGTCCAAGGAAAGGCACTAACATACCGACCTTGAACAAATTGAGACCCGTGTTTGCCGAAGGTGGAAGCGTTACGGCAGGTAATTCATCCCAAATGAGTGATGGTGCTGCCTTTGTAATGGTGATGAGCGAAGAAATGGTAAAAGAGCTGAATCTAGAACCCGTTGCACGTTTAGTGAATTATGCCGCTGCAGGTGTGGAACCAAGGATTATGGGAATTGGCCCCGTAAAAGCTATTCCAAAGGCCCTAAAACAGGCTGGATTGAAACAAGACCAAATAGACCTTATCGAATTGAACGAAGCCTTCGCTTCACAATCCTTGGCGGTAATTCGTGAATTGGGACTCAACCAAGACATCGTAAACGTTAACGGTGGAGCCATAGCACTAGGTCATCCCCTTGGTTGTACTGGAGCCAAATTATCCGTTCAACTTTTTGATGAGATGCGAAAACGCGACATGAAAGGAAAGTATGGTATGGTAACCATGTGCGTGGGTACTGGCCAAGGAGCGGCGGGAATATTTGAGTTTCTTTCTTAA
- a CDS encoding four helix bundle protein, protein MKRHNYKNLKIWSLGLEIANDISDLLIHFPKHERYDLSSQISRCSVSMPSNIAEGSARTDKSFKYFIDIALGSSFELGTQLLVAKHRKYINTEILKTLEDKIEEWQKMTMGFQNGLE, encoded by the coding sequence ATGAAAAGGCATAACTATAAAAACTTGAAAATCTGGTCGCTTGGATTGGAAATTGCAAATGACATTTCTGATTTGCTCATTCATTTCCCTAAACACGAAAGATATGACCTAAGTTCCCAGATAAGTAGATGCTCCGTGTCCATGCCGAGCAATATAGCTGAAGGATCTGCGAGAACGGACAAATCTTTTAAGTATTTCATAGATATTGCTTTGGGATCCTCCTTTGAATTAGGAACACAGCTTTTGGTTGCAAAACATAGAAAATATATTAATACTGAAATTTTAAAAACACTTGAAGATAAAATTGAAGAATGGCAAAAGATGACCATGGGTTTTCAAAACGGGTTGGAATAG